The Helianthus annuus cultivar XRQ/B chromosome 16, HanXRQr2.0-SUNRISE, whole genome shotgun sequence genome includes a window with the following:
- the LOC118488123 gene encoding uncharacterized protein LOC118488123, whose translation MVVAYGGCKTKKERGDETERQRRGRTSGGGCDRSSPSRTGGSLLGPAVDTFIRRLQIGRRERERNEMKRERATEQQRTTGGGGGACDGDGKSPACLVFLVRIGSVQFRWWRLCLVTMFWFRAVLVKTMVWVFQATSRVRASSFFGSRQNLGFGHRVDSVKPSQLSQPWST comes from the exons ATGGTGGTGGCGTACGGCGGCTGCAAGACGAAGAAAGAGAGAGGCGATGAGACAGAGAGGCAGCGAAGAGGGAGAACCAGCGGTGGTGGTTGTGACCGGTCGTCCCCGTCTCGGACCGGTGGTTCTTTACTCGGACCGGCGGTCGATACTTTTATCCGGCGGCTACAAATtgggagaagagagagagagaggaacgaGATGAAGAGAGAGAGGGCGACGGAACAGCAGAGAACCACCGGCGGCGGCGGCGGCGCCTGTGACGGCGACGGCAAATCTCCGGCTTGTCTGGTTTTTCTGGTGAGAATCGGCTCGGTTCAGTTCAG GTGGTGGAGATTATGCTTAGTGACTATGTTTTGGTTCAGAGCGGTTCTAGTGAAAACTATGGTTTGGGTTTTTCAAGCAACGTCTAGGGTTCGGGCCAGTTCATTCTTCGGGTCGCGACAGAATCTCGGGTTCGGGCAtcgggttgactcggtcaaaccgagtcaactcagtc